A genome region from Erwinia tasmaniensis Et1/99 includes the following:
- a CDS encoding virB8 family protein encodes MMLSYFQRTKKEAEKTKVESKKEMDNYFAAIRDFERDRISLINGKVKFFQIGAFLCMIVIVIQAVALALMSPLKTAVPVMIRVDNNTGYTDAVSPLSDAKESYDEVVNKYFLSQYVVNYESYDWQTIQSMNDTVDLMSDSKTFSQYKTQITADNSPLNVLKQNNKIKVRVKSVTFLKDDIAQIRFDKAVLNTDGTLSADYSQTSWVATLAFDYKRKIKSEGERLLNPLGFQALSYRVDPEAIK; translated from the coding sequence ATGATGTTAAGTTATTTCCAAAGAACTAAAAAAGAGGCAGAGAAAACAAAAGTTGAATCAAAAAAGGAGATGGATAACTACTTCGCTGCAATAAGGGATTTTGAACGTGACCGTATTTCTTTGATTAATGGAAAGGTGAAGTTTTTTCAGATCGGCGCTTTTCTTTGTATGATTGTTATTGTGATACAAGCGGTTGCATTAGCTTTAATGTCACCTTTGAAAACTGCTGTTCCTGTTATGATTCGTGTTGATAACAATACTGGATATACAGATGCAGTTTCGCCACTGAGCGATGCAAAAGAATCTTATGATGAGGTGGTGAATAAATATTTCCTCTCTCAATACGTCGTCAATTATGAAAGTTATGATTGGCAAACCATTCAATCTATGAATGACACAGTAGATCTGATGTCAGACAGTAAAACGTTTTCTCAGTACAAGACACAAATTACAGCAGATAACTCTCCTTTGAATGTGTTGAAACAAAACAACAAAATTAAGGTTCGTGTTAAGTCTGTTACTTTTTTAAAGGATGACATTGCACAGATTCGCTTTGATAAAGCCGTTCTTAACACTGATGGTACTTTGTCAGCTGATTACAGCCAAACATCCTGGGTAGCAACCCTTGCATTCGATTACAAACGTAAAATAAAGAGCGAAGGGGAGCGCTTGCTAAATCCCCTCGGTTTTCAGGCTTTGAGCTACAGAGTCGATCCGGAGGCTATAAAATAA
- a CDS encoding VirB3 family type IV secretion system protein has translation MNGKDVYFTYNGLNRPAMVRGVPLMILLSCGFLATFSGFIGVFFLGVFGIIFPLIIGAFIFTVKVICENDPNALRVVKLSLSGMMLKLKHGDRITGFDSGGYDQ, from the coding sequence ATGAATGGTAAAGACGTCTATTTTACTTACAACGGATTAAATCGCCCCGCAATGGTTAGAGGTGTTCCTCTAATGATTTTACTATCGTGTGGTTTTCTCGCAACTTTTTCAGGGTTCATCGGTGTGTTTTTTCTCGGCGTTTTTGGAATTATATTTCCGTTAATTATTGGTGCGTTCATTTTTACTGTAAAAGTGATTTGCGAAAATGATCCTAATGCTCTTCGTGTTGTGAAGCTTTCCTTGAGCGGAATGATGTTGAAGCTAAAGCATGGCGACCGCATTACTGGTTTTGATTCTGGAGGGTACGATCAGTGA
- the virB11 gene encoding P-type DNA transfer ATPase VirB11: MIEDNSDIARLYLEKTGIQALLNREGLTEVAINQPGRIWYEGREGWQFVEEPAANFENLKHLAESLSTYSNLPQLNQSNPIASVILPDGERGQIIMPPATEPGCIAISIRKPSLQRFSIADYVNSGRFDNVRIAQKQTVELSDKQKKLYELYQKGDPKSLEKFIYEAVRERLNFLIVGGTGSGKTTIAKAVADIFPPERRYATIEDVPEMQLPNHPNHIHLFYKKGVITAKTIIEACMRLKPDHIFLAELRGDEAWSYLEALNTGHEGSISTIHANSTYASFSRLASIVKQSCVGMTVDMELIMRTIKTSVDVILFFNHTHMTEIYFEPQEKNKLLNKM; encoded by the coding sequence TTGATTGAAGATAATTCTGATATAGCGCGCCTTTATCTGGAAAAGACAGGTATTCAAGCGCTGTTGAACCGAGAGGGGCTAACAGAGGTTGCTATCAATCAACCTGGCAGGATTTGGTATGAGGGCCGTGAAGGATGGCAGTTTGTTGAGGAACCGGCAGCGAATTTTGAAAACCTGAAGCACCTTGCAGAAAGTCTGTCCACTTACTCTAACCTTCCTCAGTTAAACCAGTCTAATCCCATTGCTTCTGTGATCCTTCCCGATGGTGAAAGGGGCCAAATTATTATGCCGCCAGCCACGGAACCCGGCTGTATTGCGATTTCAATACGTAAACCATCTCTTCAGCGTTTTTCTATTGCAGACTATGTTAACTCTGGTCGATTTGACAATGTACGAATCGCACAAAAGCAAACGGTAGAACTTTCGGACAAGCAGAAAAAATTGTATGAACTCTATCAAAAAGGTGACCCAAAAAGTCTTGAAAAATTCATTTATGAGGCGGTTAGAGAAAGACTTAATTTCCTGATTGTCGGTGGTACAGGATCAGGTAAGACAACAATAGCAAAAGCCGTTGCTGATATATTTCCTCCAGAAAGGCGATATGCAACCATCGAGGATGTTCCTGAAATGCAATTGCCTAATCACCCCAATCACATTCATCTGTTTTATAAAAAGGGAGTTATTACCGCTAAAACAATAATTGAAGCATGTATGCGCCTGAAGCCAGATCATATTTTCCTGGCTGAACTTCGCGGTGATGAAGCCTGGAGTTACTTAGAAGCATTAAACACAGGTCATGAAGGGTCTATCTCAACCATTCATGCGAACAGTACCTATGCTTCATTCTCACGCCTGGCAAGTATAGTTAAGCAGTCATGCGTGGGTATGACTGTTGATATGGAACTGATTATGCGAACTATCAAAACATCGGTTGACGTGATTTTGTTTTTTAATCATACGCATATGACGGAAATCTATTTTGAGCCTCAAGAGAAAAATAAATTATTGAATAAGATGTAA
- a CDS encoding type IV secretion system protein, with the protein MIKKSLIAVLISISFVSVSHSSGIPVVDLASIAKTVEEGLTRAQEAAQQYEQLKRDYDQSVKYAEDQKKRLEGFTNFNFGFDTASSYMKQQLNDLTDPKQYDVDSELDKFGLNSNNLIKARLEGAAAKVKFFDSYNFELKDRAIKLEKLQGKYNEAITPQQKADLTNQLQTEQINMQYFMKQNELAEKQMEQQDKLRQEQLRKQFMEQHSYKGSN; encoded by the coding sequence ATGATTAAAAAATCACTCATTGCTGTGTTAATCTCAATTTCTTTTGTTTCTGTTAGCCATTCTTCAGGGATACCTGTTGTTGACCTGGCTTCAATTGCAAAAACTGTTGAAGAAGGGCTTACTCGTGCTCAAGAAGCGGCCCAGCAATATGAGCAGCTTAAACGTGATTATGACCAGAGTGTAAAGTATGCAGAAGACCAAAAGAAACGACTTGAGGGTTTTACGAATTTTAATTTTGGTTTTGATACCGCTTCAAGCTATATGAAGCAGCAGTTGAACGATTTAACCGATCCAAAGCAGTATGATGTTGATTCCGAGTTAGATAAGTTTGGGTTAAATAGCAATAATTTAATTAAGGCTCGTCTTGAAGGTGCAGCCGCAAAAGTAAAATTTTTTGATTCTTATAATTTTGAGTTAAAAGATCGAGCTATTAAGTTAGAAAAATTGCAGGGAAAATATAATGAGGCAATAACACCACAACAAAAGGCTGACCTTACAAATCAACTACAAACTGAACAAATTAATATGCAATATTTCATGAAGCAAAATGAACTTGCAGAAAAACAAATGGAACAGCAGGATAAACTAAGACAAGAGCAACTTAGAAAGCAATTTATGGAGCAGCACTCTTATAAAGGATCAAACTAA
- a CDS encoding lytic transglycosylase domain-containing protein — MARCAPDVHPVTINALIETESGRNPYAVANVSDNESRQFKSLEEAIRYVNNLDRQGKNYSAGLMQINSNNFKSYGLDNNKVFDVCKNIQVGAKILTENFERQQGGSEQKKVRNALSRFYSGNDKRGYIKEFNHDGKSYVERVEQKAYKVPALLPPDNNSLDLSISKDIATVKTETNFIQRTSSWDVFGDFK, encoded by the coding sequence ATAGCCCGTTGTGCTCCCGATGTTCATCCAGTAACTATCAATGCACTTATAGAAACTGAGTCGGGAAGAAATCCATATGCAGTAGCTAACGTGAGTGATAATGAAAGCCGACAATTCAAATCACTCGAAGAAGCGATTAGGTATGTGAATAATCTGGATAGGCAGGGGAAAAACTATAGTGCAGGTTTGATGCAAATTAACAGTAATAATTTCAAGTCATACGGATTGGATAACAACAAAGTATTTGATGTTTGTAAGAACATTCAGGTAGGTGCAAAGATTCTTACAGAGAATTTTGAACGTCAACAAGGGGGAAGTGAACAGAAAAAAGTTAGAAATGCCTTATCTCGTTTTTATTCAGGTAATGATAAAAGGGGATATATCAAAGAGTTTAATCATGATGGCAAAAGCTATGTTGAGCGTGTAGAACAGAAAGCTTATAAAGTACCTGCTCTACTTCCACCGGATAATAATTCTTTAGATTTAAGTATCTCTAAAGATATTGCAACCGTTAAAACTGAAACTAACTTTATTCAAAGGACATCTTCATGGGATGTTTTTGGGGATTTTAAATGA
- a CDS encoding TrbG/VirB9 family P-type conjugative transfer protein: MRKLFLALLIFSAVSTTSNAATFASGSSYDARMQTVMYNSDDVVKVRVKPGTVSVVQVSSDEKIEDVGLGDPGAWNVSVRNNTLFFRPASEDNPDTNVVVVTDKRAYTLFLTSVKTNPTFFLRFEYPKPKPILFDNNKIPCTDGGIVNGRYQVQGDESVKPNKIWDDGRFTCFTWENSKTMPVVYRVDSDGNENLLNSSIEKDVMVVHDVSPEFLLRSGNQVMRVKTSSIVKRLYDKKGTTTGQTRTEKITDE; the protein is encoded by the coding sequence ATGCGTAAACTTTTTTTGGCCTTACTCATCTTCAGCGCTGTATCAACCACTTCTAACGCTGCTACGTTTGCCAGCGGCTCATCATACGATGCCAGGATGCAAACAGTTATGTACAACTCGGATGATGTTGTGAAAGTGCGCGTAAAGCCGGGTACGGTTTCTGTCGTTCAGGTCAGTAGTGATGAAAAAATTGAAGATGTGGGGCTGGGTGATCCTGGTGCGTGGAACGTATCAGTAAGAAATAACACATTATTTTTCCGACCTGCTTCCGAAGATAATCCCGACACAAATGTCGTCGTAGTCACTGATAAACGCGCTTACACCTTATTTCTAACTTCTGTAAAAACAAATCCAACTTTTTTTTTAAGATTTGAATATCCGAAACCTAAACCTATCTTGTTTGATAACAACAAAATTCCTTGCACAGATGGCGGTATTGTAAATGGACGTTATCAGGTACAAGGTGACGAATCTGTTAAGCCAAATAAAATTTGGGATGATGGTAGGTTTACCTGTTTTACCTGGGAAAATAGTAAAACGATGCCAGTCGTTTATCGTGTTGATTCAGATGGTAATGAAAACTTGCTTAATAGCAGCATCGAGAAAGATGTTATGGTTGTTCACGATGTTTCTCCCGAATTTTTACTGCGAAGTGGTAATCAGGTTATGCGTGTAAAAACCTCTTCTATCGTTAAGCGTTTATACGATAAAAAAGGAACGACAACCGGGCAGACAAGAACGGAGAAAATTACTGATGAGTAA
- a CDS encoding type IV secretion system protein: MAIASDFVNQIKLLVMDAVANNFSAIAVSIRPVFAAGFLLYCCIIAWMIIYSNREVIVNEVIKNVMVFTLIGAFIWSAPYYQQWVVPFVMDSGSEISAKLMGNGNAALNVDEIWTKLATSMEDFKTRSIDTLGWDFGPLISTYLIYAIGYAGGAILIAYTTLFLCVATFMTGILLSIGSVFICFAGFPATRGMFSSWCGHCLNYILLNVFYSISLTFVLGLIGKYTALDPSSVSFMDAVTFLLVVVICIAMVEQVAVLCSSLTGGVGINGLVPGVGSLAKAAGLSKAAASMRDKAPGAIGGAMKRGGSALANKFRNNVKGG; the protein is encoded by the coding sequence ATGGCGATAGCATCTGATTTTGTTAACCAGATAAAACTTCTTGTAATGGATGCAGTCGCTAATAATTTTTCAGCTATTGCTGTTTCTATACGACCTGTATTCGCCGCCGGTTTTTTACTCTACTGCTGTATAATAGCTTGGATGATTATATACAGTAATAGAGAGGTTATTGTAAATGAAGTTATAAAAAATGTTATGGTTTTTACATTAATAGGCGCTTTCATTTGGTCTGCTCCATATTATCAACAGTGGGTTGTTCCATTTGTTATGGACTCCGGTTCTGAAATATCAGCAAAATTAATGGGGAATGGTAATGCAGCATTAAATGTTGATGAAATATGGACGAAACTTGCAACATCTATGGAAGATTTTAAAACCAGATCTATTGATACTTTGGGATGGGATTTCGGCCCTCTTATTTCCACGTACTTAATTTATGCTATTGGCTATGCAGGTGGTGCTATTCTGATTGCTTATACTACCTTGTTCCTTTGTGTTGCAACATTCATGACAGGAATTTTGCTTTCAATCGGCAGCGTATTCATTTGTTTTGCTGGATTTCCAGCTACGCGAGGGATGTTTTCTTCATGGTGTGGTCATTGCTTAAACTATATTTTACTTAATGTCTTTTATTCAATTTCACTTACATTCGTGTTGGGGCTAATTGGTAAATATACAGCTTTAGATCCATCTTCTGTGAGTTTCATGGATGCCGTGACTTTCTTACTTGTTGTTGTTATCTGCATTGCAATGGTTGAACAGGTGGCAGTTCTTTGTTCGTCCCTGACGGGTGGTGTCGGCATCAACGGTCTTGTTCCGGGCGTTGGTTCGCTTGCTAAGGCTGCGGGGTTGTCTAAGGCTGCCGCCTCAATGCGTGATAAAGCACCTGGTGCTATTGGTGGTGCAATGAAACGTGGTGGGTCTGCTTTGGCTAATAAATTTAGAAATAACGTTAAAGGAGGGTAA
- a CDS encoding replication initiation protein: MKLANVTPKTKIRHRNEINHTFSVLPLPARRILFMAIAQIDSKRLIEQGQVFRITANEYAMIADIDISVAYKQMKDGANELQHSVISIPKSQLLEPLYRPGQFHFPVKVKKNTPDSIRSMNLTEYCDYVESEGYIDISFTRVIEPYICRLADGFTTQVLLSAARLTETNASSLYQLIRKNISSGKVSYFDIGVDELKDELNLYRIDEGEKIYIHAQFKDFNRDFLKKNVDTINRVTEIKDLSFDIVERVARKATRLRFSYSVERDIESEGDTDGKPEIMKGKGKKSEC; encoded by the coding sequence GTGAAACTGGCAAATGTAACGCCAAAAACAAAGATAAGGCATAGAAATGAGATTAATCACACCTTCTCAGTTTTGCCTTTACCCGCAAGGCGGATTTTGTTTATGGCAATAGCTCAAATAGACTCAAAAAGATTAATCGAGCAAGGGCAAGTTTTCAGGATCACTGCGAATGAATACGCGATGATCGCAGACATTGACATTTCTGTTGCTTATAAGCAGATGAAAGACGGGGCGAACGAGCTACAACATAGTGTCATTAGTATCCCAAAGAGCCAGCTTTTAGAACCACTATACAGGCCGGGGCAATTTCATTTTCCGGTGAAAGTCAAAAAAAATACGCCTGATAGCATACGTTCCATGAACCTTACTGAATACTGCGACTATGTTGAAAGTGAAGGCTACATTGACATTTCATTCACCAGGGTTATTGAACCTTACATTTGCCGCCTTGCTGATGGTTTTACTACTCAGGTTTTGCTTTCTGCTGCGAGGCTAACAGAAACGAACGCAAGTTCGCTTTATCAATTAATAAGGAAAAATATCAGTTCCGGGAAGGTCAGTTATTTCGATATTGGTGTTGATGAGTTAAAAGATGAACTAAACCTCTACAGGATAGATGAGGGGGAGAAGATCTACATTCATGCACAGTTCAAAGATTTCAACCGAGACTTTTTGAAAAAAAATGTAGATACCATCAATCGTGTTACAGAAATCAAGGATTTATCTTTTGATATAGTCGAAAGAGTTGCACGTAAGGCCACCCGTTTAAGATTTTCTTATAGTGTCGAGAGAGATATTGAAAGTGAGGGAGATACAGACGGAAAGCCTGAGATTATGAAAGGGAAGGGTAAAAAGAGTGAATGTTGA
- a CDS encoding TrbI/VirB10 family protein, with protein sequence MSNGRVEVGRRNKLDITAVVVDKKIIIVGVIIFSLVVAAIGAAFVLTRKKETVQTGLTKNTANSESLQAKTSTNSSLAAMKQSIIDKENAAKRAKEKKDAEYEKLRLAKVKQEQESQSNAGQNAPADSRQAQTFRADNRQDSSDKNAPLPKAQRILTGETLVKIDKTDEGGSTEKDYLQSGEYADGVARIVTKRRYLLSAGTSLSCLLKTKIITSYPAITLCQMARDVYSDDGKTLLVRKGALLTGEQKKAITQGVARVFVNWTDIKDGNVTVRVDGLGTDSLGAAGLPAWIDSHFFERFGNSLLLSLVGDTMDSVKNMTQRNSGNQGAITYDNTSDASQQQAAIALQNSINIASTGYINQGTVISIIVPRNIDFSSVYEVN encoded by the coding sequence ATGAGTAATGGAAGGGTGGAGGTCGGAAGAAGAAACAAGTTAGATATAACGGCGGTAGTCGTTGATAAAAAAATCATCATCGTCGGAGTTATCATTTTTTCTCTCGTTGTTGCTGCAATAGGCGCTGCCTTTGTTCTTACAAGAAAAAAGGAAACGGTTCAAACTGGTCTAACGAAAAACACAGCTAATAGCGAGTCGTTGCAGGCTAAAACGTCAACTAATAGTTCCCTCGCCGCTATGAAGCAATCAATTATAGATAAGGAGAATGCGGCCAAGCGGGCAAAAGAAAAGAAAGATGCGGAATATGAAAAACTTCGGCTTGCTAAAGTGAAGCAGGAACAGGAATCCCAAAGCAATGCAGGGCAAAATGCTCCGGCTGATTCACGTCAGGCTCAAACATTCCGGGCAGACAATCGTCAGGATTCAAGTGATAAAAACGCACCATTGCCAAAAGCACAGCGGATTTTGACTGGTGAAACACTGGTAAAAATTGACAAAACTGATGAAGGAGGAAGCACAGAGAAAGATTATCTGCAAAGTGGTGAATATGCTGATGGCGTTGCCCGTATCGTTACTAAACGTCGTTATCTGCTTTCAGCTGGAACCAGCTTAAGTTGCCTGCTTAAAACAAAAATTATCACTTCATATCCTGCGATTACCCTCTGTCAGATGGCCCGTGATGTGTATTCCGATGATGGTAAAACCCTGCTTGTTCGGAAAGGTGCATTGCTAACTGGTGAACAGAAGAAAGCGATCACACAGGGAGTTGCTCGTGTCTTTGTTAACTGGACAGATATTAAGGACGGAAACGTGACAGTACGTGTAGATGGCCTGGGTACTGATAGTCTCGGGGCTGCTGGCCTGCCTGCCTGGATAGATTCTCATTTTTTTGAGCGGTTCGGAAACTCTCTTTTGCTTTCTCTTGTCGGTGACACGATGGACTCAGTTAAAAATATGACTCAGCGTAATAGTGGTAATCAGGGGGCAATCACATATGACAACACGAGCGATGCCTCACAACAACAAGCTGCAATCGCATTGCAGAACAGCATCAACATTGCGTCAACGGGTTACATCAACCAAGGGACGGTGATTTCAATCATAGTTCCGCGCAACATTGATTTCTCATCCGTTTATGAGGTGAATTGA
- a CDS encoding helix-turn-helix transcriptional regulator encodes MADRHHIPSEKLLKVFPELSSTESIIMVLYSLGVTAAAIAKNQNKSVKTVNNHLANIKLKLSTESTYDLRTLFYIRIMLRLVKSYSGEEVRVFSDLTVQQEDVLLLLTSGVSEREISYEKKMQDEEVSHLIIEASVKLCADDPSILKSLVCMKVMEHIMDTFS; translated from the coding sequence ATGGCTGACCGTCATCATATCCCGTCTGAAAAACTTCTCAAAGTGTTTCCAGAGTTATCGTCTACAGAAAGTATCATCATGGTGCTGTACTCGCTTGGTGTTACTGCTGCTGCGATCGCTAAAAATCAGAATAAGAGCGTGAAAACGGTGAACAATCACCTGGCTAACATCAAGCTCAAACTGTCAACTGAATCAACGTATGACCTGAGAACGCTGTTCTACATCAGGATTATGCTCAGGTTGGTTAAATCCTATTCAGGTGAGGAGGTGAGGGTTTTTTCTGATTTAACTGTTCAACAGGAGGATGTTTTACTACTGCTTACATCCGGTGTTAGCGAGCGAGAGATATCATATGAGAAGAAAATGCAGGACGAAGAAGTTTCTCATCTTATCATCGAAGCATCAGTTAAGTTATGTGCTGATGATCCCAGTATCTTAAAGTCGCTGGTTTGCATGAAAGTCATGGAACACATAATGGATACTTTCTCTTAA
- a CDS encoding VirB4 family type IV secretion/conjugal transfer ATPase yields the protein MNANKLKKKRNMPVTPLYPNYQFHVSNSVVYTEDNKMLSTVILEGLPFESVSDAAIENAFLNAKDFLVGAGKEGELYLWTHLVRERVSLDDTYNFDNNFLTRFSEKYISTFRNGDFFKSTWYITFGMPFNQIDAGIERLQDLVDQALVAFKVFNPSVLAVGENYVSETAAYLSSLFNKNHVLIPASSTPISQSIIDSEWYFGNDVLELRNNDSDDKVFATNFIIKDFPMFTEPGHWNFLLTLPYEFLITQSFIFETPAKTLRRIDSQLNKLASANDVGVGQQDELVIGQESVVSGQTVFGSYHCALTVYGSTHEMARTNGKKVSAEFITSGKGFRFARTAAAAPYVYFSHLPLNKKRPLDSRRTITNLACTFSMHNYSVGKKSGNPIGDGSAIMPLKTVSDGLYYFNTHYSEPHRNVTGQKIAGHALILGATGAGKTTFEGVAAGFLQRFDPSLFIVDFNRSTELFARTYGAAYFTLDEGRYSGLNPFQIADVDDPVLGGRLIAFLKQYVKIFARDTQGNLCSDEEAEILSGAVDAVMQLPRESRRVSKLLQKIPPGSNLAVRLQKWCNKGEYALWTDSPDNIFNPLDFQKVGFDTTVLLEKTASGGVHPACEPILSVLFFYKTLMQRDGKLMLSLIEEFWMPCNFPTTQAQIKSALKAGRLKGEMMWLTSQSPEDAISCQIFSAIVQQTPTKIFLPNPDADYEGYRQVGLTEKEFSRLKRLGKESRTMLIKQSGASVFVKMDLYGFDDFLPIISGSTEGIALAEKIRLELMTDDPEVWVPEFIRRIKGK from the coding sequence GTGAATGCAAATAAACTAAAAAAAAAGAGAAACATGCCTGTTACGCCTCTGTATCCGAATTATCAGTTTCATGTTTCAAATAGTGTTGTTTACACTGAAGACAACAAAATGTTATCTACAGTTATTCTTGAAGGTTTACCTTTTGAAAGTGTATCTGATGCAGCAATAGAAAACGCATTTTTAAACGCAAAAGATTTTCTCGTTGGTGCAGGTAAAGAGGGTGAATTATATTTATGGACTCATCTTGTCAGAGAAAGAGTATCCTTAGATGATACTTATAATTTCGATAATAATTTTTTAACCAGATTTTCAGAGAAATATATTTCAACATTTAGAAACGGGGACTTTTTCAAATCAACTTGGTATATCACATTTGGTATGCCTTTTAATCAGATAGATGCTGGTATTGAGCGTTTGCAAGATTTGGTTGACCAAGCGCTAGTTGCTTTTAAAGTCTTTAATCCTTCAGTTTTGGCTGTCGGTGAAAATTATGTAAGCGAAACTGCCGCTTACCTTTCTAGCCTTTTCAATAAAAATCATGTATTAATTCCAGCATCTTCAACACCAATCTCTCAGTCAATTATCGATTCTGAGTGGTATTTTGGAAATGATGTTCTTGAGCTAAGGAATAACGATTCCGACGATAAGGTTTTCGCTACTAACTTTATCATCAAAGATTTTCCAATGTTTACAGAACCGGGTCATTGGAATTTTCTTTTAACGCTTCCCTATGAGTTTCTCATTACTCAAAGTTTTATTTTTGAAACACCTGCTAAAACGTTGCGGAGAATTGACAGCCAGCTTAACAAGCTTGCATCAGCAAATGATGTGGGTGTAGGTCAGCAAGATGAGCTGGTCATAGGACAGGAATCGGTGGTAAGTGGTCAAACTGTCTTTGGTTCCTATCATTGTGCATTAACTGTCTATGGCTCTACGCATGAGATGGCGAGGACTAACGGTAAGAAGGTTTCCGCTGAATTCATCACAAGCGGCAAAGGGTTCCGATTTGCACGCACAGCGGCTGCCGCACCGTATGTCTATTTCAGCCATTTACCACTTAACAAGAAAAGGCCACTTGATTCACGGCGCACGATCACGAATCTGGCTTGTACGTTTTCAATGCACAATTATTCAGTAGGTAAAAAATCAGGCAATCCCATCGGTGATGGCTCGGCTATTATGCCTCTCAAAACTGTTTCGGATGGCCTGTATTACTTCAATACACATTATTCTGAGCCGCATCGTAATGTAACAGGCCAAAAGATAGCGGGACACGCTCTCATTCTCGGTGCGACGGGCGCGGGTAAGACGACATTTGAAGGGGTCGCTGCTGGATTTTTGCAGCGATTTGATCCGTCATTGTTCATCGTCGATTTCAACCGATCTACTGAGTTGTTTGCTCGCACATATGGTGCGGCATACTTCACTCTCGATGAGGGCCGCTATAGTGGGCTGAACCCGTTCCAGATTGCAGATGTTGATGATCCAGTTCTGGGAGGTAGACTCATCGCATTCCTGAAACAATACGTGAAAATTTTTGCACGCGACACGCAAGGAAACCTTTGTAGTGATGAAGAGGCTGAAATTCTATCTGGAGCTGTTGATGCTGTAATGCAGTTGCCGCGAGAATCGCGGAGAGTGAGCAAGCTTTTGCAAAAAATCCCCCCAGGTTCGAATCTGGCTGTTCGTCTCCAAAAATGGTGTAACAAGGGAGAATATGCACTGTGGACTGATTCCCCCGACAATATTTTTAACCCTCTTGATTTTCAGAAAGTAGGTTTTGATACGACAGTATTACTGGAAAAAACCGCCAGTGGTGGTGTACATCCCGCATGTGAACCGATTTTGTCTGTTCTGTTCTTCTACAAAACGTTGATGCAGCGTGATGGCAAACTAATGCTCTCACTTATTGAAGAATTCTGGATGCCTTGTAACTTCCCAACGACTCAAGCACAGATTAAATCTGCTCTGAAAGCTGGGCGACTTAAAGGTGAAATGATGTGGCTTACCAGCCAGTCACCGGAAGATGCGATCTCTTGCCAGATCTTTTCGGCGATTGTCCAGCAAACACCAACAAAAATTTTCTTGCCAAATCCTGATGCCGATTATGAAGGTTATAGGCAGGTTGGATTAACCGAAAAAGAATTTTCCAGGTTAAAACGACTCGGAAAAGAATCACGAACGATGCTTATAAAACAATCTGGTGCCAGTGTTTTTGTGAAAATGGACTTGTATGGATTTGATGATTTTCTCCCAATAATTTCTGGTTCAACTGAAGGAATTGCGCTTGCCGAAAAAATTAGGTTAGAACTTATGACTGATGATCCTGAGGTTTGGGTTCCAGAATTTATCCGACGAATAAAAGGGAAATGA